A portion of the Vibrio coralliirubri genome contains these proteins:
- the plsY gene encoding glycerol-3-phosphate 1-O-acyltransferase PlsY has protein sequence MTPLALIMIIAAYLLGSISSAVLICRVLRLPDPRTVGSNNPGATNVLRVGGKGAAAAVLLCDMLKGTIPVWLGYYLKIDPIILGVVAIAACLGHMYPIFFHFKGGKGVATALGAIAPIGFDLTGMIMATWLVVAFLFRYSSLAALVTVLLAPFYAWLVKPQYTLPVAMLCCLIVLRHHQNIRRLLDGSEPKLGQKKSA, from the coding sequence ATGACCCCATTGGCACTCATCATGATCATTGCAGCCTATTTGCTAGGTTCAATCTCTAGTGCGGTCTTAATATGCCGAGTCTTAAGACTTCCTGATCCAAGAACGGTAGGCTCCAATAACCCAGGCGCCACCAATGTACTGCGCGTTGGTGGTAAAGGCGCAGCTGCTGCCGTCCTCCTGTGTGACATGCTGAAAGGCACCATCCCTGTCTGGCTTGGCTACTACCTCAAGATCGACCCAATCATTCTTGGGGTTGTGGCAATTGCGGCGTGTCTAGGTCATATGTATCCGATCTTCTTCCACTTTAAAGGTGGTAAAGGCGTGGCAACCGCACTCGGCGCTATCGCCCCAATAGGATTCGATCTAACAGGAATGATCATGGCGACTTGGTTAGTGGTCGCGTTTTTGTTTCGTTACTCTTCTTTGGCCGCACTGGTTACTGTGCTACTTGCCCCTTTCTACGCTTGGTTAGTCAAACCTCAATACACACTGCCTGTAGCCATGTTGTGTTGTTTGATCGTGTTACGTCACCACCAGAATATCCGCCGCCTACTCGATGGCAGCGAACCAAAACTCGGACAAAAAAAATCGGCTTAA